The region AGCCTGGCACGACGGGTCGATCTCCCAGGCCATCGCGAACGCTTCGCGCGCCTGTAACCAGTCGCGGCGTTCGGCGGCGATCTCACCGGCGATCATGGAGGCCGCGAGCTCGGTGTCCGTGCCAATCTCATGCGTCGCCCATTCCATCGCGGTTCGCGCCTCGTCGAGCCGATCCAGGTTCAGGAGCACGTGGGCGAGGCGCACGTCGAGATCGGGCAGAGGAGCTTCTCTCGCCGCGAGAGAGCGATAAACGATCTCGGCGTCGTGCAGGGCGCTGCGATCTCCGCGCAGGACGCCCGACGTCTGATGGAGTGCGCCGAGCGAGTAGAGAAGCTCGGGATCGCCGGGGAACAGCTGGAGACCCGATGACAGGAGGGCAACGGCCTCGGTCGAGCGCAAACGAGAGTGAAAGTAGTACGCGGTCGCGAGATGCCAGCGCTTCTGGAAGCTCGTTCTTTGAACAGGCTCGAAAATCGCCTGGGCATAGCGCTTCGCGAGCTCGAGATGCTGGGCGCTTCGACGAGCCAGCTCGAGGTGGCTGTCGGACGCGTGCGGCAGAGTGACGACGCATTCCGTGTGGAGGAGGGCGGCGGCCTTCCATTCGGAGGCGGGTCGATCGGCCGCGAGATACATCGTTCCCAGGGCGTAGAGCTCCCCGGACGTCAGATTGGAGATCGAGAGTGCCGCGGGAACGAAGCTTCCTTGCCGGTATCGATCGACCGCCGAGAGATAGCTTGCGAACTGCGGGTCGGGCTCGGGAGGTGGGGGCTCGACCTCCGCTTCGGTGGACACCTCGGGCTCGGGGAGGTCGAGACCGACGGCCGCGGCGCGTCGCCGGCGATCCTCGAGGGTCCAGTAGTGCTCTTTCAAGAGCTCCTCGAGCTCTTCACCCAGAACCGAAGCGGCCCGTTTGAGATTCGCCCCTTTGTTGCGCCCATCGTGTCCCACGACCATCCGTGAGATTCCCAGAGCGGATGCGCTTGCTCGAAGATAGTGCCGCTCGGAGAGAGTGTTCGTATCGACGAGCTCGATGGCGGACTCCGTGCCGTCGGTGCCGCCGCGGTAGCGAACTCGTGTACCCAGAGCGGTGACGTGCTCTTCCCGAACCCGGTGACCCAGGACCCGCACGAAGACTTCGGCCTTTTTCGGATCGGACGTCAAGAAGAGCCATTTCTTTCTCTTCTTGATGCCCTGGACTACCTCCCTGAGGACGATCTCGATGGGTGCATCCGACGCCGCACCTGCCTCGGGGGCGGCCTCGACGTAGACGGTGAAGCGTTCCGAGGGCTTTTCGGGAGGGGGCCGCGCGGGTTGAGGCGGAAGCACCGTAAGCCCGAGCGAGAGGAGCGCCGCCCATCTCATTTTCTCATTTTCTAGCTGTCTCGTTGATGGCTGTCAAGCCGGCCAGCGCGTTATCGGCGTCGTGGTTGCTGAACGAGGCGTGGCTCGCGAACCCTGTTACACGGCCGTCGAGATGATCGGATTAGCGCTCAGAGTTTCTTGGCGAACGATTTCTCGAGTTGCGCGAGGCTCGTGGCCACCTCGAACTGGGCATGGCGCCACGCCGACACGATTCGTCCCGGCTGGCTGTCGGGGTACATCAGACCGGATAAGAGAACGTTCGTGTCGAGGACGACCTTCACTGATCAGCGGATTTTTCGCGCGCGGTCCGCACGGCCTCATCCAGCCAGGCCTCGGCCTCTTCGGCTGGTACGGCGTCGAAAACCTTTGCCAGCCTGTCGGCGAGTTGTTCGAACTGTGCGTCAAGCTTCTGAATTCGCTCGAATAAAGCAACGTCGACGAGAGCCGCCACGGGCTTCCCCGCTTTCGTAATGAGGATTCTGCCGTTCCGATACTGCACTTCGTTCAACAGGTCGCCAAGGTTCTGGCGCAGCTTCACAGCAGATGCTTGTCGGATCATAGTGATTGCCTCAATTAGTATGATTATAGCAGCGACGTTCCAAACGCCGCGCTGCCACTACGACGCCCATCCAGCGTAGCACCCATCAAACATCGCCGCGGCTGTGCTCCAGGGCCTCTTTCCCCTCGTGGAGAACGAAGGCGACGATGGCGAGCGCGGCGACGGGGTCGGCCCACCACCATCCCCATACAGCGTTGGCGCCGAGTCCGACGAGAAGGGTCAGAGACAGATACGAGCAGACGAGGGTTTCGGTCGCATCCGCCTCGAGCGCGCGACTGCCGAGGCGTTTCGCGAGTCTCTTCTTGGCGAAACCCAGCCAGGGCATCACGATGAGAGACACCGCGGCGAGGGCGATCCCGACGAGACTTTCCTCCGGGGGCGCGCGCCGCAACAGGATGCTTCCCGCTTGAAGCGTCACGTAAGCGGCGAGCGCGAAGAACGTATAGCCCACGACGCGTAGGGCCTTTCTCTCCGCTTCGAGCTCCGCATCGGGATCGCCGCTCCGTCGCAGGCGCCACACCAGAGCCACCGCGGAGGTGACTTCGATGAGGCTGTCGAGGCCGAATCCGACGAGCGCGATGCTGCCCGCGACCCAGCCGGCCACGAGGGCGACGAGAGCCTCGATGACGTTCCAGGCGATGGTGAAATACTCGAGAACGAGGGCTCGTCGCTCGAGCTCACCCGTGGCGGAAGACTCCGACAATTGGCGGGCTCTTGCCTTTCACGAAATCACGTGGTCGGCAATGCGCCAACCGGCCGGATCTCGCAGGAGCTCGAAAATCTGCTCTTGCGAGACCGGCTCCCCGGAGCTATCCGGCCCGGTCTCGAGGCCACGAATGAAGCAGCGAACGTGAGCCCGCCCGTTCGTGACGGTGATGCTTCGGACTTCCATCTCGAGCTCTCGAAACGAGCTGAACCTCATCAAGAGCTCTAGGGCGGGACGATGGTGATACGGGTCCTCCGCCTCGTGGTGCTCCCTTTCCGTCAGATACGGCGTGATCTCGGCGGGAGTCGAGCCGGGGAGCTCGCTCGAGAGTTGACTGAATAGCTCTCGGATCTGCGCTTCGTCCTCGGGCGTGGGTGCGTGACAAGCGAAAAGCAAAGCACTCATGAGCGCAATCGGCGCGCCTTCGAGCGCGCGGGCCTTGATGGCCATCATGTGTCGTCTCCGATTCGGTTCATGGAACCTCCTGAAAACACTCCGCGCCCGGGCGAGGCCCGGTGATTTGGAGTGCGGGTAACGAGAAATCAGGAGGTTCGGGGAGGTCGATAGAGACGGTCGGGCGACGAAGAAACGCGCCGAAGCGGATCGAGGCTCATCAGGTCAACGGAGCCGGGCGCGGCATCGAAGCTGAACCACGGAGAGCTTTCGACGCAGCGGGAACAGCAGAAACAATCGTCGATGTGAGGAGCCTCGGCGTCATCTTCCGCGTTTTGCATGCTCATCATCGCCTGCGCCGCTGTGGCCGGGGTGTCATTGGCGCGATCGGTGTCCGCGGCGCAGACTGGCGCACCGAGCAAGTCGCCGGTGAGATCCGCGAGCGTGAAACCGAGGAGCAACGCGACCGTTGCGCTCGCGAGCCGCGGATGTCGCTTGTGGAGCACGTCACATCAGCGTACGTCCGCATCGCAGGAAACGCAAGCTGTTGGGATGCGCGTCACGCAGGGCGATCAACGGGTCGAAGAGACGACGTTGGAAAGGGTTCCGAGCCCATCGATGGTGATCGTAACCTCATCCCCGGGCGCGAGCGTGAAGGAGGCATCGGGCACGATCCCGGTGCCGGTCAAGAGGTAGGCGCCGTTGGGGAAGCTATTGTGGCGAAACAGATAGCTCACCAGATGCTCGGGCGAGCGTTTCATCTCCGCGAGCGAGGTCTTGTCGTCGACGATCGCGTCACCGCCGCGAACGACACGCAACCGGATGGAGGTCTCGGGGGGTAGAGGCTCATCACCGAGGACGAGGCAAGGCCCGAGCGCACAGCTCCCGTCGTAGATCTTGGCCTGGGGCAGGTAGAGCGGATTCTCGCCTTCGATGCTTCGTGAGCTCATGTCGTTTCCGATGCTGAAACCGATGATCTGCCGCCCCGCGCTCACGGCGATGGCGAGCTCCGCCTCCGGTACGTTCCAGGTCGAATCGGAGCGGATGACGACGTTCTGCCGGTGGCCCACGACGCGGTGCGGGGTAGCTTTGAAGAAGAGCTCCGGCCGTTCTGCGGAGTACACGCGGTCGTAGACATCCGCCTCTTTTTCGGACTCTTCCATCCGCGCTTCACGGCTGCGAAAATAGGTCACGCCGGCTGCCCAGATTTCCTGACTCTCGAGGGGCGGGAGGAGCGTCGAGCCATCCTCCAACGGGCCCGTCTCCTCGTCGAAGGCATCGAGGGTCCCCGAACCTCCCCGAAACAGGGCATCGAAGGAAAACGTCCGCGCTCGGAGCCACCGGCTTCCGTCGTAGCCCACGACGCCGTCGAGCGTGCGGTAGACCTTCATCTGGTACGGCGTTGGGCTAGTCGCGGGACGAGATCCGATAGAAGCTCCTCGAAGAAACGCTTCGTGCCCTCCGGACCGCGAATCTCGATCCGCAGCGCATCGCCGGCTTCGTCCCGCTGCAGCTCGAAAGTGGCGAACTCGCAGCATTGCCGCTCGAATTCGACGAAGGCCATGGCCTCGGGCAGAGCCTCGTCGAGCGGGGCGAGTCGCAGCGCGATCCCATCCTCGAGGTCCTCGACTGCCGTGATGCGTCTCGCGATCCCCTGTCGAATCGCGGTCACGCGAAGGCGCAGCTCCAGAGGGGGAAGCGAACAAGCAACCGGAAGACGGAGCTCCTCGTCCTCTTTCTTCATTTCGACAGCCTAGCACTGGAAGCGCACTCGACGCCAAGCTCAAAGGGTCACGGAGCACGCATTCTAGGTCTGATCTAGTGTGGGGCGACGATCGAAAGCGCTTGTCCTTGTTGCCGTCGCGGTCCGTCGGCGTGCAAGATAGTCCGTAGCCCATGATCGTTCCGGACCTTCGAACCTTCTCGAGAACGATTCGCAACGCCCCGGGCTTCCTCCTGCTCGCGATACTCACGCTCGGTCTCGGCATCGGAGGCACGACGGCGATGTACAGCTTCGTGAGCGGCGTGCTGCTCGAGCCCCTGCCCTTCGACGATCCGGAGACTCTGGTCGTCATCACCCGAAACAACCGGGCGCAGGGTTTCGCCGGCATGTTGTTCCCCGCGAGGGATGTGAGGGCCTTCCGCGAGCAAGCGCGGAGTTTTTCTCGGCTCTCCGGCTACAGCGGTGAGCGGGTGATCCTCACGGGTGCCGAAGACCCGGAGAACGTGAGGGGGGCGAGGATACTCCCCGATTTTCTGTCTCTTCTCGGCAACGCGCCGTCGATCGGACGCGGCTTCGAGGTGGAAGAGCACGAGACGAGCGCTCCGGTGGTGATTCTGGGGCATGGTCTCTGGGAGCGGCGGTTCGGCGGAGGTGCCGATATCATCGGCCGCAGCCTCCGCGTGGACGGCAAGGAGCACACGGTCGTGGGGGTCCTTCCGCCGGGTGATGACGTCGTGCCGACGCGCTTCGACGTCCTGCGCCCCATGGCGGTGGCGGAGCTCGAGGGCGAGTCGGCGCCGTTCGTGTGGGTGGTGGCCCGGCGCCTGCCTGGCATCTCTCTGGCTGCGGCCCGGGAAGACGTCAATGCGATTCTGGAGCGCTGGGAGAAGGAGAACCGGCCGCCGGTCTTGGGATGGAGGGCCGACGTGGAGACGCTGCGCGAGCACCTCGTCGGAAGACTCGAGCGGCCTCTATGGGTTCTCTTCGGCGCCGTGGGGATGGTCCTTCTCCTCGCGTGCTCCAACGTCGCGAGTCTGCTCCTCGCTCGCAGCGCCGAGCGAGCAAGAGAGCTCGCCATCCGCGCCGCCATCGGCGCTGCGCGCTGGCAAATCGCTCGACAGCTTCTCGTGGAAAGCGTTCTGCTCTCGCTGGTGGGCGGTTTGCTCGGAGTGATACTGGCGTTTTTCGGCACGAAGCTGCTCGTCGCTCTGGCGCCTTTCGACGTTCCGCGTCTCGCACGCGTGGGAGTCGACGCCCGGGTCCTGCTGTTCTCCGCTTCCGCCTCGATCGGAACGGGCGTTCTCGTCGGTCTGATTCCGGTCCTCGCCCTCTCTCGGCAGGACCTCGATCGCTCGCTGAGGGCCACGGCGCAGGCGGTGAGCTCGCAGCTCCATCGCCGTCGTTTTCGTAACGTCCTCGCGGTCGCCCAGCTGGGTCTCGCATTGACTCTCTCGATCGGGGCGGGGTTGATGATTCGGAGCTTCGCCCGCCTCGTATCCGTCGACCCTGGGTTCGAGACCGGCGGGTTGCTGACGTTCCAGCTTTCGCTCCCGAGCTATCGGTTCTCTGAATCGGCGCGATGGGATGCCGTCGCCGAGCAGGTTCTCGAGCGCGTGAGTACGGTACCTGGGGTTCGCTCGGCCGCGGCCTCGACCTGGACACCGCTTTCGGGAGCGTGGGGAAGGGCGCAGATGAGCGTGGAATCGACTTCGGGCGAGATCGTGGAGCGGGAGCAGTGGCCCATGGTCCTCGGCGTGACACCAGGATATTTCCAGAGCCTGGGGCTGCCGCTTCTTCGTGGCCGGGAGCTCACTCTGGCCGACGGGGACAGCGAGGACGGCGTGGTGCTGGTGAACCGCGAGCTCGCGGAGCAGGCCTGGCCGGAGGACGATCCTCTGGGCAAGAGGCTGAAGTTCGGTGGCGCGGCCTCGACGAACCCGTGGCTCACCGTGGTGGGAGTGGTCGAGGACGCGCGTCTCATCGGCCTCGAGCACGAGGGGCAGGAAGCGATGTTCCGGCCGCTACTTCGTACCGGACGCACTTTGGCCGACCTGCAGATGCTCGTGAGGACGAGCACGAATCCGGAGCGGCTCGTACCTCAGATTCGCGAAGCGGTTTGGGCGGTGGACGATCAGCTTCCCATTCGTGACGTCCAGACGATGGACGAGCTCGTATCGATCAACGTCTCGCGCCCTTGGTTTCATCTCGTGGTGATCGCGATCTTCGCGGTCACCGCATTGACGCTCGCAGGCGTCGGAACCTACGGCGTGCTCTCACACTCCGTGACCCAACGTTCGCGCGAGATGGGCCTGCGCATGGCTCTCGGTGCCACTCGCTCCGCGGTACTCGAGCTCGTCTTGAGGCAGGGAATGGGGCTCGTGACGGCGGGGGTCTTCGTCGGGCTCGGACTCGCCATCGGATTGACGCGCGTGCTCGGAAGCTTGCTCTACGAGATCAGCGCGACCGAGCCGGTGACTTTCGTCGGAGCCGCGGTGGTTCTCGGGATCATCGGTCTCGCGGCGACGCTGGTGCCGGCGTTACGTGCCACCCGGGTCGACCCGATGACGGCGTTGCGTACCGAATGAAACTTCGGAGAGCTTTGCGGCAGACCAAGCGCGATCACAGACGGATGTTCCGCAGCCGCAGCGCGTTGGTGATAACCGAAACCGAGCTGAACGTCATCGCGGCACTGGCAATCATGGGGCTCAACAAGATGCCGAACCAGGGGTAGAGAACGCCGGCCGCCACGGGAACTCCGAGAGCGTTATAGCCGAACGCGAACGCGAGGTTTTGGCGGATGTTCCTCATCGTTGCTCGACTCAAACGCCGGGCGCGCGCGATTGCGCGGAGGTCGCCTTTGACGAGGGTAATGCCGGCGCTCTCCATGGCGACGTCCGTTCCCGTGCCCATGGCAATGCCGACGTCCGCCTGAGCGAGCGCTGGAGCATCGTTGATGCCGTCGCCGGCCATGGCCACTCGACGGCCTTCGCTCTGGAGGCGCTTGACGATGGCGGCCTTTTCGTCGGGGAGCACCTCGGCTTCGAAGCGGTCGATGCCGAGCTTGCTCGCCACCCATTCGGCGGTCGTGCGGTTGTCTCCCGTGAGCATGATCACGCTCACCCCGTCCTCGTGAAGGTGCTCGATCGCTTCGCGGCTCGTTTCCTTGATAGGGTCGGCGATGCCGAGGACCCCGGCGAGCTTCCCGTCGATCGCGACGAAAACGGCCGTCTGGCCGTCGCGGCGAATCGTTTCGGCCCGTTCGGCGGCGGCGGAAAAATCGGCTCCAAGGTCATCGAGGAGAGCCTGATTTCCGATCGCGATCGACTGACCGTCCAGGACGGCAGTGACGCCTTTTCCCGTGACCGACTGGAAATCCTGGACGCCGGCGAGCGTCGCGCTTCTCTCGACGGCACCGGCGACGATGGCGGCGGCGAGCGGGTGCTCGCTCGCTTGCTCGAGGCTTCCGGCAACGCGGAGTACTTCCGCTTCGGAGAACGACCCCATCGGCTCTACCGAGACGAGCGCGGGCTTACCTTCGGTCAACGTTCCGGTCTTGTCGACCACGATGGCATCGATCCGCTCCAGAATCTCGAGGGCCTCGGCGTTCTTGATGAGAACGCCCGCCTGGGCGCCCCGGCCGGTGCCGACCATGATGGACATCGGCGTCGCGAGGCCGAGGGCGCAGGGGCAGGCGATGATGAGCACCGCCACCGCGTTGACCAGGGCGTGCGCGAGCCGAGGCTCGGGTCCGCCGAGCCCCCACACGATGGCGGTGAGCACCGCGACGAGAATCACCGCGGGCACGAACCACGCCGACACCGTGTCGGCCAGCCGCTGGACGGGAGCTCGGGATCGCTGCGCCTCGCTGACGAGGCGAACGATCTGTGCCAGGAGCGTTTCGCTTCCCACGCGCTCGGCCTTCATCACGAGACTTCCGGTGCCGTTGACCGTCCCTCCCGTCACGGCGCTTCCGGGTGTCTTCTCGACGGGAAGTGGCTCACCCGTCAGCATCGATTCGTCGACCGCGCTCGCGCCCTCTTCGACGACACCGTCGACCGGAACCTTTTCGCCTGGCCGGATCCGCAGGCGGTCGCCTGGCTGAACGTGCTCGATCCGGACGTCCTCTTCGCTCCCGTCGGCATTCACGCGCCGGGCGACGTCCGGGGCCAATCCCAGCAAGGCGCGGATCGCGCGCGACGTCTGGCTGCGGGCCCGGAGCTCCAGCACCTGTCCCAGAAGCACGAGGGTGACGATGATGGCGGCGGGCTCGAAGTAGACCGGAAGGGCCCCCGTATGCGGATCGCGAAACGCCTGAGGAAACCACCCCGGCACGACCGCGGCGGCGACACTGAACGCGAAGGCGGCGCCGGTGCCGAGCGCGATCAGCGTGAACATGTTGAGATGGCGGCTGACGATCGACTGGGCGCCGCGCTCGAAGAACGGCCAGCCTCCCCAGACGACCACCGGCGTCGCGAGTGCGAACTGGAGCCAGATGAGCGCGGTCGAGCTCGCGAGACTCTGTAGAGGCTGACCCGGAAGCATCTCCGAAACCATGAGGGCGAGGATGGGGACGGAGAGAACGAGAGAGATCCAGAACCGGCGCGACATGTCGCGAAGCTCGGGGTTGTCCTCTTCGACCGTGGCCGTCCGCGGCTCGAGCGCCATTCCGCAAATGGGACAGCTTCCCGGCGCGTCGCGAATGATTTCCGGATGCATCGGGCACGTCCACTCCATCCCCGGTGCGGCGCTCGCCTGATCGTCCGGGGCGGAGTCGGTTTGCGCGTACGCCGACGGATCCCTCCGGAAGCGCTCGATACAGTGCTGGCTACAGAAATGGAACGTAGTGTCCCCGTGAACGACGCTACCGGCAGCCTGGGAAGGCTCGACTGTCATTCCGCATACAGGATCGACGCTCGTTTCCGTGTCGTGATGCCGGTAGTTATCATGTTGGCTTCGAATCATGCTTCCCGCCTCCACTGGGTGCAACACGTTGCTCGTGGCAAATCTTACACCTCGCGGCGGAAGCCGCAATCGCCGCAGGGAGTCGTCCGCGCAAGAGGCCGCTAGAATCGGGCCGCGGGATTCTCTCATCGAACTCGGTTGTTAGCGCCCGGATTCGGTTGACACTTTGCTCCATTTAGAATATACCATAAGGGGGTATTGGTATAAAATTTCCACGGCGTGCCGCAGGGGATTTCGCTCCCCGCGCTTTCACAAATCACGTGACGGAGGTGAACGAATGACGAGGAACTCTATGCCGCTTCGAGTTCTGAACGAGGCCTTCGTTCCCGACGAGCGAAAGGGGGAAATTCATGCCCGCCTCAGACGGCTCCGCGGCCAGATGGACGGCATCGATCGGATGCTCGATGACAATCGTCCCTGCGTCGACATCTTGACGCAAGTCGCCGCCGTCCAGCAGGCGATGCGCGGGGTCGGAAAGCTCGTCGTGCGCAACTACGTGGAGCGGTGCGCCTCGCAAGCGATCAAGAGCGGCCGCGAACAAGAGGTCTTCGATGAGCTCATGGAAGTGATCTTCAAGCTCACCCGCTGATGATTGGATCCATGAACCGTACCCTCGTCGTTGGACTCATCGTTGCGGCGGCGGCCGTCTCGCGGGACGCACGGGCGTCGGGCCATGGACCCGTTTTCGGACTTGCGACGCCGACTCTCGGTCGCGGCGCGTTCAGCCTCGACTTCGCGGTCATGGGTCGCTCCGGGGACTCGCCCATGGCCATGCTGCGGCCGATGCTCGGGTATGGCGTCACCGAGGATCTGCAATTATCGGTATCGGTCCCGATGCCGCTTTACACGGAGCAAGGAGCGAGTCCGGCTCGCATGATGGCGATGATGCCGGCCGAGCCCGACGTCGAGCTACTGGTGGGCTACCGGTTCCACCGCACCAGCCCGAAGGTGGGGGCGCGATTCGAGAGCACCGCCTATGGCGGATTCGATTACCCAACGGACGATCTGCGCGCCGGCACCCGCACGGCTCCCGGGATTGTCGGGGCTCTGGTCACCGGCTACGCCTCGCGGACGATTTATGCGTGGGTCGGAGGCCTCTATAGACGCTACATGACCCCTACCGGAGAGACGGCCGATCATCTCGGCGACCTCGCGATGTACAGCGTCGTTTTCGGCTACCGTCCGCCGCCTTTTCGTAAGGACTATCCTCACCCAGACTGGAGAATCTTCGTCGAGGTGGTAGGGGAGCATCGGGCGCGTGACGTCATCGCGGGCACGTCCGTCCTCGACAGCGGTGGCCACCAGATCTTCATGGGTCTTACGCTGCTGGGTTTGTATGGAAGCTGGGGAATCTCCGGGGGACCGGTATTTCGGGTCTACGAGGACCTGAACGGCACTCAACCGAACGATAGGGTTCGCCTCGTCGCGAACTTCACCTATTGGTTCTGAGGAAAGGAGTGATGTT is a window of Vicinamibacteria bacterium DNA encoding:
- a CDS encoding ABC transporter permease, which gives rise to MIVPDLRTFSRTIRNAPGFLLLAILTLGLGIGGTTAMYSFVSGVLLEPLPFDDPETLVVITRNNRAQGFAGMLFPARDVRAFREQARSFSRLSGYSGERVILTGAEDPENVRGARILPDFLSLLGNAPSIGRGFEVEEHETSAPVVILGHGLWERRFGGGADIIGRSLRVDGKEHTVVGVLPPGDDVVPTRFDVLRPMAVAELEGESAPFVWVVARRLPGISLAAAREDVNAILERWEKENRPPVLGWRADVETLREHLVGRLERPLWVLFGAVGMVLLLACSNVASLLLARSAERARELAIRAAIGAARWQIARQLLVESVLLSLVGGLLGVILAFFGTKLLVALAPFDVPRLARVGVDARVLLFSASASIGTGVLVGLIPVLALSRQDLDRSLRATAQAVSSQLHRRRFRNVLAVAQLGLALTLSIGAGLMIRSFARLVSVDPGFETGGLLTFQLSLPSYRFSESARWDAVAEQVLERVSTVPGVRSAAASTWTPLSGAWGRAQMSVESTSGEIVEREQWPMVLGVTPGYFQSLGLPLLRGRELTLADGDSEDGVVLVNRELAEQAWPEDDPLGKRLKFGGAASTNPWLTVVGVVEDARLIGLEHEGQEAMFRPLLRTGRTLADLQMLVRTSTNPERLVPQIREAVWAVDDQLPIRDVQTMDELVSINVSRPWFHLVVIAIFAVTALTLAGVGTYGVLSHSVTQRSREMGLRMALGATRSAVLELVLRQGMGLVTAGVFVGLGLAIGLTRVLGSLLYEISATEPVTFVGAAVVLGIIGLAATLVPALRATRVDPMTALRTE
- a CDS encoding type II toxin-antitoxin system prevent-host-death family antitoxin; the encoded protein is MKLRQNLGDLLNEVQYRNGRILITKAGKPVAALVDVALFERIQKLDAQFEQLADRLAKVFDAVPAEEAEAWLDEAVRTAREKSADQ
- a CDS encoding cation transporter — protein: MSESSATGELERRALVLEYFTIAWNVIEALVALVAGWVAGSIALVGFGLDSLIEVTSAVALVWRLRRSGDPDAELEAERKALRVVGYTFFALAAYVTLQAGSILLRRAPPEESLVGIALAAVSLIVMPWLGFAKKRLAKRLGSRALEADATETLVCSYLSLTLLVGLGANAVWGWWWADPVAALAIVAFVLHEGKEALEHSRGDV
- a CDS encoding PIN domain-containing protein; translation: MKVVLDTNVLLSGLMYPDSQPGRIVSAWRHAQFEVATSLAQLEKSFAKKL
- a CDS encoding fumarylacetoacetate hydrolase family protein, with the protein product MKVYRTLDGVVGYDGSRWLRARTFSFDALFRGGSGTLDAFDEETGPLEDGSTLLPPLESQEIWAAGVTYFRSREARMEESEKEADVYDRVYSAERPELFFKATPHRVVGHRQNVVIRSDSTWNVPEAELAIAVSAGRQIIGFSIGNDMSSRSIEGENPLYLPQAKIYDGSCALGPCLVLGDEPLPPETSIRLRVVRGGDAIVDDKTSLAEMKRSPEHLVSYLFRHNSFPNGAYLLTGTGIVPDASFTLAPGDEVTITIDGLGTLSNVVSSTR
- a CDS encoding metal-sensitive transcriptional regulator, which gives rise to MTRNSMPLRVLNEAFVPDERKGEIHARLRRLRGQMDGIDRMLDDNRPCVDILTQVAAVQQAMRGVGKLVVRNYVERCASQAIKSGREQEVFDELMEVIFKLTR
- a CDS encoding heavy metal translocating P-type ATPase: MIRSQHDNYRHHDTETSVDPVCGMTVEPSQAAGSVVHGDTTFHFCSQHCIERFRRDPSAYAQTDSAPDDQASAAPGMEWTCPMHPEIIRDAPGSCPICGMALEPRTATVEEDNPELRDMSRRFWISLVLSVPILALMVSEMLPGQPLQSLASSTALIWLQFALATPVVVWGGWPFFERGAQSIVSRHLNMFTLIALGTGAAFAFSVAAAVVPGWFPQAFRDPHTGALPVYFEPAAIIVTLVLLGQVLELRARSQTSRAIRALLGLAPDVARRVNADGSEEDVRIEHVQPGDRLRIRPGEKVPVDGVVEEGASAVDESMLTGEPLPVEKTPGSAVTGGTVNGTGSLVMKAERVGSETLLAQIVRLVSEAQRSRAPVQRLADTVSAWFVPAVILVAVLTAIVWGLGGPEPRLAHALVNAVAVLIIACPCALGLATPMSIMVGTGRGAQAGVLIKNAEALEILERIDAIVVDKTGTLTEGKPALVSVEPMGSFSEAEVLRVAGSLEQASEHPLAAAIVAGAVERSATLAGVQDFQSVTGKGVTAVLDGQSIAIGNQALLDDLGADFSAAAERAETIRRDGQTAVFVAIDGKLAGVLGIADPIKETSREAIEHLHEDGVSVIMLTGDNRTTAEWVASKLGIDRFEAEVLPDEKAAIVKRLQSEGRRVAMAGDGINDAPALAQADVGIAMGTGTDVAMESAGITLVKGDLRAIARARRLSRATMRNIRQNLAFAFGYNALGVPVAAGVLYPWFGILLSPMIASAAMTFSSVSVITNALRLRNIRL